The following are encoded in a window of Palaemon carinicauda isolate YSFRI2023 chromosome 31, ASM3689809v2, whole genome shotgun sequence genomic DNA:
- the LOC137624328 gene encoding phenoloxidase-activating factor 2-like → MRTAKLALSLLLVGLCNALPQYQPAEGVVDPIGPLGPSTGCPAYTHDCVPFYLCDNGEINTSGTGLIDPRIKPVKSQDCVIPDNPDTPGVCCRIPGATPPPVVPLQTCPNGLVCLEDFTCPHDPASLLDLAVTRTPEACYVNPDVIGVCCVPPVKIIDTCPAESVCVPDSLCLGDVLTDDNSYVPFANGGSWSQCALNGDHQNLGVCCRNPVVVTESPYKPADRCGVRNYALDVRSPVKLNKNEAQFGEFPWQAVLFFSNFTFKCGASLVGDRWLLTGAHCVDGYQYGDFKIRLGEWRVDTYDEPLPYVDVDIASITVHPLFNPKNLHNDIAVIELTAPVKPEFHINTLCLPSPGQVTEAGFRCIASGWGKDAFEGAFQAILKKVDVPFVEHKYCQDLLRQTRLGNYFQLDKSFMCAGGEENQDACTGDGGGPLVCEDLQTGTYFIRGITAWGINCGQKDVPGVYVDVVHFIDWINDIMYGAPVAEVAQPSNGYSRK, encoded by the exons ATGAGAACAGCAAAACTAGCACTCAGCCTCTTGTTGGTGGGGCTTTGCAATGCCCTTCCTCAATACCAACCTGCAGAAGGCGTGGTAGATCCCATCGGCCCACTTGGCCCTTCGACAGGTTGCCCAGCCTACACCCACGACTGCGTTCCCTTCTACCTGTGTGACAATGGCGAAATCAACACATCAGGCACCGGCCTCATTGATCCTAGAATCAAACCAGTAAAATCCCAG GACTGCGTTATTCCAGATAATCCCGACACTCCTGGAGTGTGCTGCAGAATTCCAGGAGCAACACCACCACCTGTCGTTCCATTGCAGACATGTCCAAATGGACTCGTGTGCCTGGAAGATTTCACATGTCCACACGACCCCGCAAGTCTTTTGGACTTGGCTGTTACAAGAACCCCAGAG GCCTGCTATGTGAACCCAGATGTGATTGGTGTTTGTTGTGTTCCTCCTGTCAAGATAATTGACACCTGCCCGGCTGAATCAGTTTGTGTCCCCGACAGCCTCTGCTTGGGTGATGTTCTCACTGATGACAACAGTTACGTTCCTTTCGCCAACGGAGGTTCTTGGTCTCAATGTGCTCTGAATGGCGATCATCAGAACTTGGGCGTCTGCTGTCGTAATCCAGTGGTAGTCACAGAGTCTCCTTACAAGCCTGCTGACAGATGCGGCGTCCGCAATTATGCCCTTGACGTCCGCTCTCCTGTGAAACTAAACAAAAACGAGGCCCAGTTTGGAGAGTTCCCTTGGCAAGCCGTTCTCTTCTTCTCAAACTTCACCTTCAAGTGTGGAGCTTCATTGGTGGGAGATCGATGGCTGCTTACCGGTGCTCACTGCGTTGATGGTTACCAATATGGCGACTTCAAAATCCGTCTTGGTGAATGGCGAGTTGACACCTACGATGAGCCTCTGCCTTACGTTGACGTCGACATCGCCTCTATCACCGTTCATCCTCTATTCAATCCCAAAAACCTCCACAATGACATCGCCGTCATCGAACTGACTGCTCCCGTCAAGCCTGAGTTCCACATCAACACACTCTGCCTGCCAAGCCCAGGTCAGGTCACCGAGGCTGGATTCCGTTGCATCGCCTCTGGGTGGGGCAAAGACGCCTTTGAGGGCGCTTTCCAGGCTATCCTCAAGAAGGTGGACGTACCCTTCGTCGAGCACAAGTACTGCCAGGATCTACTGAGACAGACCCGCCTTGGCAACTACTTCCAGTTGGACAAATCCTTCATGTGTGCCGGAGGAGAGGAGAACCAGGACGCCTGCACTGGGGATGGCGGTGGACCACTTGTATGCGAAGATCTTCAAACTGGCACTTACTTCATCCGGGGCATCACCGCTTGGGGCATCAACTGTGGGCAAAAGGACGTGCCAGGTGTTTACGTTGATGTTGTTCACTTCATCGATTGGATAAATGACATTATGTATGGCGCTCCAGTTGCCGAAGTAGCACAACCAAGCAATGGTTATTCCCGCAAGTAA